AAAATCAGAGGACATGATTTAGATAATCGTTGAGTTGTTCCATATAACCCTTATTTACTTGCAATGTTTGACTGCCATATTAATGTTGAGATATGTTCTACAATAAAAGCTGTCAAGTATCTCTACAAATACATTTATAAAGGTCATGATCGTGTTGCCTTTAATCTGGTTTCTGAACAAAGCACTCAACAGATTGATGAAATTGAGCGATTTCAATCAGCTCGATGGATTGCTCCACCAGAGGCTGTATGGAGAATATTTGGGTTTATTATCAATGAGGTTCATCCAGCAGTCTATAGCTTACATTTACATCTTGAAAATCAACACCAGGTTACTTTCCGTGTATATGAAAACTTAACAAATGTGATGAACTCTGACTTTTCAGCAAAATCAATGCTAACTGAATTTTTCGCAACAAATCAAGTTGATCAGAATACCAGAAAATTGTTGTATAAAGAATTTcctgaattttatgtttggagcCAACAATACAAAATGTGGACTATTCGGAAAAAACAAGTTGTGATAGGTCGAATTGTTACAGCAAATCCTTTTGAAGGAGAAAGGTATTATCTGCGGATGTTATTAAATCATATAAGAGGTCCTTTATCATTTGATTATCTCAAAACTGTAAATGGTATCTTGGCCCCCACATTTCGTGAAGCTGCAACTATGTATGGTTTATTACAGAGAGATGACAGTTTAGAAGAATGCTTATATGAAGCATCTCTTTACCAAATGCCTTTCAGTTTAAGAAgactatttgcaacaattttggtTTACTGTAATCCTACAAATCCAAGAGATCTTTGGGAGCGCTTTGAACAAGATATGTCTGCTGATTTTCAATTAGTTGAAAGTTCTTCATCAACTGTTAAAACTGAAACTTTACGCTCCATCTCCACAATATTTGAATCAATGGGTAGAAACATCAATTCGTTCCATCTCATCGACCAAAACATTGATTTTGATCAAGATGAGTTTTTGTTTAgagaaattgatgatgaattaGCTGTTCCAATTCCAGAAGAAGATCTTCATGCATCAACACTGCTTAATTGTGAACAACAAAATGCTTATAATTCTATCTTACAAAAAGTTTTGTCAAATGAAGCTGCCATATTCTTTATTGTTGGTCCTGGTGGAACAGGAAAAACATTTTTATACAAAGCACTCCTTGCTACAATAAGAACAAAGCAATTAATTGCTCTTGCAACTGCTTCATCTGGTGTAGCTGCATCAATCTTACCTGGAGGTCGAACTGCACATTCACGATTCAAAATTCCACTAGATACCAACAAAAATCTCACATGTAGTGTCAGCAAACAAAGTGGACTTGCAAGATTACTACAAAAAGTAAAGTTGATCATATGGGATGAAGCTCCTATGTCAAGAAAAGAATCTATAGAAGCATTGGATAAAATGCTAAAGGACATTAATGATTCAGAATTATCTTTTGGTGGAAAAGTTATTGTATTTGGTGGAGATTTTCGTCAGATTCTACCTGTGGTCCCAAAAGGAACAAGACAACAATAGATTGATGCTAGCTTAGTTTCTTCCTACCTATGGCCAAAATTGACAAAAATTCATttgactgaaaatatgcgtGCAAAATTAGATCCAGAGTTTTCAAAATACATATTGGATTTAGGGAATGGGTTACCACCAACCACAATTAATGAACACGTCAGAATTCCTGCAGTCATGTtaattccatatgaaaatgatgcTGCTTCTTTGGATCATTTGGTGGATActgtttttcataatatttctgaTTATTCAGCAAATATTTCAAGCATGATGAATCGAGTTATATTGATACCAAAAAACAGttatgttgatgaaataaaCACTTTGTTGATTCAAAGATTTCCTGGAgagttaaaacaatattacAGTTTTGATGAAACAATCGACGCATCTGAACAAGCAGTCATGGAAGATTTCTTACACACTTTAACACCGAATGGACTTCCTCCACATGAATTATTGTTGAAACAAAACTGTCCAATCATGTTATTGAGAAACATCAATCCTTCAGAAGGACTATGCAATGGAACACGACTAATCTGTCGTAATTTTGATCGTAATGTTATTCATGCAGAGATTGCAGTTGGTCATCACAGTGGCAAAAAGGTTTTTATTCCAAGAATTCTATTTTTACCAAATCCTGATGAAAACAGTGGTTTCCCATTCAAACGAACTCAATTCCCTGTTAAACTAAGTTTTACAATGAGTATAAACAAGTCACAAGGACAGACATTAGATTTTGTTGGGATATACTTGCCACATCCAGTTTTCTCACATGGACAATTATATGTAGCTTTATCAAGAGCTAAGACTATTTCTGCAATCAAGATTTTGATACGACCAATCTCAACTGATGAGCCagaaaaaaattgtacaaaaaatattgtctaCACAGACTTATTAACATTGGCCTCCTCTGATTGATGTTACACAggtaacaaattttatttttttatatttaattttaactgctataaataaattagaaatttcctacaattttttttttatattttcaatattctattaatttattcttgttaactaattaatacatataagttttctattagtttttattttacagtttaattaattccatttctttccttatatatattgacttcatttttttttgtcttatcaGTTTTCAAAATGCGGATCACTTATACATCAATTAAAGATATTACTCCAAAGACAAGGGACTGGAAAATCAAAATGCTCGTGGTTGAAAAATCCCCCAAACGAATTGGGCAACACTCATCAGTAAAATACCAAAATCTAATGTTGGTAGATGAACAggtacaatatttttttctttacttacaATTTATTCTACaaatatacctatatatatatatactttatataacATATCTTACACATTCTATGTAATTACATTtacttgtaaaatttttttacttttttttaaaaacaaattccttacttattataaaaactaacaacctatactttcttatataatataggGAAATTGTCTGCAAGCAACaatatttggaaatgatattGATT
This is a stretch of genomic DNA from Carya illinoinensis cultivar Pawnee chromosome 3, C.illinoinensisPawnee_v1, whole genome shotgun sequence. It encodes these proteins:
- the LOC122305844 gene encoding uncharacterized protein LOC122305844, yielding MFDCHINVEICSTIKAVKYLYKYIYKGHDRVAFNLVSEQSTQQIDEIERFQSARWIAPPEAVWRIFGFIINEVHPAVYSLHLHLENQHQVTFRVYENLTNVMNSDFSAKSMLTEFFATNQVDQNTRKLLYKEFPEFYVWSQQYKMWTIRKKQVVIGRIVTANPFEGERYYLRMLLNHIRGPLSFDYLKTVNGILAPTFREAATMYGLLQRDDSLEECLYEASLYQMPFSLRRLFATILVYCNPTNPRDLWERFEQDMSADFQLVESSSSTVKTETLRSISTIFESMGRNINSFHLIDQNIDFDQDEFLFREIDDELAVPIPEEDLHASTLLNCEQQNAYNSILQKVLSNEAAIFFIVGPGGTGKTFLYKALLATIRTKQLIALATASSGVAASILPGGRTAHSRFKIPLDTNKNLTCSVSKQSGLARLLQKVKLIIWDEAPMSRKESIEALDKMLKDINDSELSFGGKVIVFGGDFRQILPVVPKGTRQQ